One Pseudomonas tolaasii NCPPB 2192 genomic window carries:
- a CDS encoding DUF2790 domain-containing protein: MKLFILGFAALLATGSAFAADTPAANNVIHDKTGFFVHLDVDKVLSSTDTYGQCGIVPARLDYLDHQGREHVLDYQVQGIGCASDN; encoded by the coding sequence ATGAAACTGTTTATCCTGGGCTTTGCCGCTTTACTCGCCACCGGTTCCGCGTTTGCTGCCGACACCCCTGCCGCCAACAACGTGATCCACGACAAGACCGGCTTCTTCGTGCACCTGGACGTCGACAAAGTGCTGTCGAGCACCGACACCTACGGCCAGTGCGGCATCGTGCCGGCCCGCCTCGACTACCTCGATCACCAGGGCCGTGAACACGTGCTGGACTACCAGGTACAAGGCATTGGTTGCGCCAGTGACAATTGA
- a CDS encoding alpha/beta fold hydrolase, with the protein MKPASKLCLIAASLLMLGTGTAMAGTVAPVKANNVVLVHGSWADGSSWSEVITRLQAAGLHVTAVQNPLTSVADDVAATNRVLDQQDGPTVLVGHSYAGTVVSDAGANPKVSSLVYVAARAPDANEDFVALSAKYPTMPVRAGVEDHDGYLTLSQDAFLKYFAADVPRAKALELYAVQQPITKTLFSGRTVNAAWHTKPSWYAVSSNDQTINPDLERFLAKRMNATTIELPSSHLSLVSHAKEITDLILEASGRQP; encoded by the coding sequence ATGAAACCTGCAAGCAAACTCTGCCTGATCGCCGCCAGCCTGTTGATGCTGGGCACCGGCACCGCGATGGCCGGTACGGTCGCGCCGGTCAAAGCCAACAACGTGGTGCTGGTGCACGGTTCCTGGGCTGACGGCTCGAGCTGGTCCGAGGTCATCACCCGCCTCCAGGCCGCCGGCCTGCACGTCACCGCGGTACAAAACCCGCTGACGTCGGTTGCCGATGACGTCGCCGCCACCAATCGCGTACTCGATCAACAGGACGGCCCTACCGTGCTGGTAGGCCACTCCTACGCCGGCACCGTGGTCAGCGACGCCGGGGCCAACCCGAAAGTCAGCTCGCTGGTTTACGTGGCAGCCCGTGCGCCGGACGCCAACGAAGACTTCGTCGCGCTTTCCGCCAAGTACCCGACCATGCCCGTACGTGCCGGTGTGGAAGATCACGACGGCTACCTGACCCTGAGCCAGGACGCCTTCCTCAAGTACTTCGCCGCCGACGTACCGCGCGCCAAGGCCCTTGAGCTGTACGCCGTGCAGCAACCCATCACCAAGACCCTCTTCAGTGGCCGCACAGTGAATGCCGCCTGGCACACCAAACCGTCGTGGTACGCGGTGTCGAGCAATGACCAGACCATCAACCCGGACCTGGAACGCTTCCTGGCCAAACGCATGAACGCCACCACCATCGAGCTGCCTTCGAGCCACTTGTCGCTGGTGTCCCACGCCAAGGAAATCACCGACCTGATCCTCGAAGCGTCCGGTCGCCAGCCTTGA
- a CDS encoding HAD family hydrolase, producing MSTSDSAVLIRRYRAFLFDMDGTLLNSIAAAERVWSRWAERHGLDVAAFLKTIHGARAIDTITRQALPGVDAEVEAQWITEAEIDDVEGVVAIAGAAEFLNSVPGDQWALVTSAPRALALRRLQAAGIKPPTVWVTAEDVAIGKPDPACYVLGAQRLGVAVQDCLVFEDAPVGIRAGEAAGADVVVVTATHSRPLVTAHVCIDGYEGLHAATDADGFLSVQRQA from the coding sequence GTGTCCACCTCAGACTCCGCCGTATTGATCCGACGTTACCGTGCCTTTCTGTTCGATATGGACGGGACCTTGCTCAACTCCATTGCCGCCGCCGAGCGTGTCTGGAGCCGTTGGGCCGAGCGCCATGGTCTGGATGTGGCGGCTTTCCTAAAGACGATTCACGGCGCCCGGGCGATCGACACGATTACCCGTCAGGCGCTGCCCGGTGTCGACGCCGAGGTTGAAGCGCAGTGGATCACCGAGGCGGAAATCGACGACGTGGAGGGTGTCGTGGCCATTGCCGGCGCGGCGGAGTTCCTGAATAGCGTGCCGGGCGACCAATGGGCACTGGTCACGTCGGCGCCCAGGGCGTTGGCGTTGCGTCGTCTGCAAGCGGCTGGTATCAAGCCTCCAACCGTGTGGGTAACGGCTGAGGACGTTGCGATCGGCAAGCCCGATCCGGCCTGTTATGTGCTGGGCGCCCAGCGTTTGGGTGTGGCGGTGCAGGATTGCCTTGTGTTTGAGGATGCGCCGGTAGGCATCCGGGCAGGCGAGGCGGCGGGGGCGGATGTGGTGGTCGTGACCGCAACGCATTCCAGGCCGTTGGTTACCGCGCATGTTTGCATTGACGGTTATGAAGGGCTGCACGCGGCAACGGATGCAGACGGCTTTTTGAGTGTGCAGCGCCAGGCATGA
- the csrA gene encoding carbon storage regulator CsrA, giving the protein MLILTRKVGESINIGDDITITILGVSGQQVRIGINAPKDVAVHREEIYQRIQAGLTAPDKNQTP; this is encoded by the coding sequence ATGCTTATACTCACCCGCAAAGTCGGTGAAAGCATAAACATCGGTGATGACATCACGATCACCATCCTGGGCGTCAGCGGCCAGCAAGTACGAATCGGCATCAATGCACCCAAGGATGTTGCCGTGCATCGCGAGGAGATTTATCAGCGCATCCAGGCAGGCCTGACTGCTCCGGACAAAAACCAGACGCCTTGA
- a CDS encoding endonuclease, whose protein sequence is MIARVTAVFCLLFVVTANAQAPRTFSEAKKVAWKLYAPQSTEFYCGCKYTGNRVDLKACGYVPRKNASRAARIEWEHIVPAWQIGHQRQCWQDGGRKNCTRRDEVFKRAEADLHNLVPSIGEVNGDRNNFSFGWLPAQRGQYGSCLTQVDFKAKKVMPRPSIRGMIARTYFYMSKQYGLRLSKQDRQLYEAWNKTYPVQAWERQRNQTVACVMGRGNEFVGPVNLKACS, encoded by the coding sequence ATGATTGCCCGCGTTACCGCTGTGTTTTGCCTGCTTTTTGTTGTCACCGCCAATGCCCAGGCGCCTCGCACCTTCAGCGAGGCCAAGAAAGTCGCCTGGAAACTTTACGCGCCGCAATCCACCGAATTCTATTGTGGCTGCAAATACACGGGAAACCGTGTGGATTTGAAGGCCTGTGGCTACGTTCCGCGTAAAAATGCCAGCCGCGCCGCACGCATCGAATGGGAACACATCGTCCCGGCCTGGCAGATCGGGCATCAACGCCAATGCTGGCAGGACGGCGGGCGCAAGAACTGCACGCGCCGTGATGAAGTATTCAAACGCGCCGAGGCCGACCTGCATAACCTCGTACCCAGTATCGGCGAGGTCAATGGCGACCGTAACAACTTCAGTTTTGGTTGGCTGCCGGCACAGCGTGGGCAGTATGGTTCATGTTTGACGCAGGTGGACTTCAAGGCCAAAAAGGTCATGCCCCGCCCGTCAATTCGCGGGATGATCGCCCGCACGTACTTTTACATGAGCAAACAATATGGCTTGCGCCTGTCCAAACAGGACCGCCAACTGTATGAAGCCTGGAACAAGACCTATCCGGTGCAGGCGTGGGAGCGTCAGCGCAACCAAACCGTGGCTTGCGTGATGGGGCGCGGTAATGAATTTGTCGGCCCGGTAAACCTGAAAGCCTGCAGTTGA
- a CDS encoding DUF1654 domain-containing protein: MAKSSSATLTPPDAYERLALRVQKIINSTNAQKAKAALIFRLPDEPEDEWARLLEEIAENDNVTLAYRDDGGVQIFWVVPKED; this comes from the coding sequence GTGGCAAAGTCTTCTTCCGCAACACTCACCCCCCCTGATGCTTACGAACGCCTCGCCCTTCGCGTGCAGAAGATTATCAACTCGACGAACGCCCAGAAGGCCAAAGCGGCTTTGATCTTTCGTCTACCGGATGAGCCCGAAGATGAATGGGCGCGCTTGCTGGAAGAAATTGCCGAGAACGACAACGTTACTCTCGCCTACCGCGATGATGGTGGCGTGCAGATTTTCTGGGTCGTACCAAAGGAAGATTGA
- a CDS encoding asparaginase: MKSALKSFVPGALALLLLFPVAAQAKEVETKTKLSNVVILATGGTIAGAGASAANSATYQAAKVGIEQLIAGVPELSQIANVRGEQVLQIASESINNENLLQLGRRVAELADSKDVDGIVITHGTDTLEETAYFLNLVEKTDKPIVVVGSMRPGTAMSADGMLNLYNAVAVAGSKDARGKGVLVTMNDEIQSGRDVSKMINIKTEAFKSPWGPLGMVVEGKSYWFRLPAKRHTMDSEFDIKNIKSLPDVEIAYGYGNVSDTAVKALAQAGAKAIIHAGTGNGSVSSKVVPALQELRKQGVQIIRSSHVNAGGFVLRNAEQPDDKYDWVAAHDLNPQKARILAMVALTKTQDSKELQRMFWEY, translated from the coding sequence ATGAAATCTGCACTGAAATCCTTTGTTCCGGGCGCCCTCGCCCTCCTGCTGCTGTTCCCCGTTGCCGCCCAGGCAAAGGAAGTTGAAACCAAGACCAAGCTCTCCAATGTGGTGATTCTTGCCACCGGCGGCACCATTGCCGGCGCCGGTGCCAGCGCCGCCAACAGTGCCACCTACCAGGCCGCGAAAGTCGGCATCGAACAATTGATCGCCGGCGTGCCCGAGCTCAGCCAGATCGCCAACGTACGCGGCGAGCAAGTGCTGCAAATCGCCTCCGAAAGCATCAACAACGAAAACCTGCTGCAACTGGGCCGCCGCGTGGCCGAGCTGGCCGACAGCAAGGACGTGGACGGCATCGTGATCACCCACGGCACCGACACTCTGGAAGAAACCGCTTACTTCCTGAACCTGGTGGAAAAAACCGACAAGCCAATTGTGGTCGTCGGCTCCATGCGCCCAGGTACCGCGATGTCGGCTGACGGCATGCTCAACCTGTACAACGCCGTGGCCGTCGCAGGCAGCAAAGACGCACGCGGCAAAGGCGTGCTGGTGACCATGAACGACGAGATCCAGTCGGGCCGTGACGTCAGCAAGATGATCAACATCAAGACCGAAGCGTTCAAAAGCCCTTGGGGCCCACTGGGCATGGTGGTTGAAGGCAAATCCTACTGGTTCCGCCTGCCTGCCAAGCGCCACACCATGGATTCCGAGTTCGACATCAAGAACATCAAGAGCCTGCCCGATGTTGAAATCGCCTACGGCTACGGCAACGTGAGCGACACCGCCGTCAAAGCCCTGGCCCAGGCTGGCGCCAAAGCCATCATCCATGCCGGCACCGGCAATGGCTCGGTGTCGTCCAAGGTCGTTCCCGCCCTGCAGGAACTGCGCAAGCAAGGCGTGCAGATCATTCGTTCTTCCCACGTGAACGCTGGCGGTTTCGTACTGCGCAACGCCGAACAGCCTGACGACAAGTACGACTGGGTTGCCGCACACGATTTGAACCCGCAGAAAGCGCGGATCCTGGCGATGGTCGCCCTGACCAAAACCCAGGACAGCAAAGAGCTGCAACGGATGTTCTGGGAATACTGA
- a CDS encoding sugar ABC transporter substrate-binding protein, whose protein sequence is MKLPFAGRLLAVAVLAAASAALPLSSAFADDAAAKPKVGLVMKSLANEFFVTMQDGAKTYQKEHAADFDMITNGIKNETDTSAQIDIVNQMILAKVNAIVIAPADSKALVTVLKKAADKGIKVVNIDNRLDVDVLKSKSLDIPFVGPDNRKGARLVGEELAKHLTKGDEVAIIEGVSTTTNAQQRTAGFKDAMDAAGMKIVSTQSGEWEIDKGNAIAAAMLQANPNIKALLAGNDNMALGAVSAVRGAGKAGKVLVVGYDNIEAIKPMLQDGRVLATADQAAAQQAVFGIQNALKLVKGEKVDAVDGMIETPVELVLKK, encoded by the coding sequence ATGAAGCTGCCATTCGCCGGACGTCTACTTGCTGTCGCTGTGCTTGCCGCCGCATCCGCTGCCCTGCCTCTCTCCTCTGCTTTTGCCGATGACGCTGCCGCCAAACCCAAGGTCGGCCTGGTCATGAAATCCCTCGCCAACGAATTCTTCGTCACCATGCAAGACGGTGCCAAGACGTACCAGAAAGAACACGCCGCCGATTTCGACATGATCACCAACGGGATCAAGAACGAAACCGACACCAGTGCGCAAATCGACATCGTCAACCAGATGATCCTCGCCAAGGTCAACGCCATCGTGATCGCGCCGGCCGACTCCAAGGCGCTGGTTACCGTGCTGAAGAAAGCTGCCGATAAAGGCATCAAGGTGGTCAACATCGACAACCGTCTTGATGTGGACGTGCTGAAAAGCAAATCCCTGGATATCCCGTTCGTGGGGCCGGACAACCGCAAAGGCGCTCGCCTGGTGGGTGAAGAACTCGCCAAGCACCTCACCAAAGGCGATGAGGTTGCCATCATCGAAGGCGTGTCCACCACCACCAACGCTCAGCAACGCACCGCAGGCTTCAAGGATGCGATGGACGCTGCCGGCATGAAAATCGTGTCCACCCAGTCCGGTGAGTGGGAAATCGACAAGGGCAACGCGATCGCCGCCGCCATGCTGCAGGCCAACCCGAACATCAAGGCCCTGCTGGCCGGCAACGACAACATGGCGCTGGGCGCTGTCTCCGCCGTGCGTGGCGCAGGCAAGGCCGGCAAAGTCCTCGTGGTGGGTTACGACAACATCGAGGCCATCAAGCCCATGCTGCAGGACGGCCGCGTACTCGCCACCGCCGACCAGGCTGCGGCCCAGCAAGCGGTGTTCGGTATCCAGAACGCACTGAAGCTGGTCAAGGGTGAAAAAGTCGACGCGGTTGACGGCATGATCGAAACCCCGGTCGAACTCGTCCTCAAGAAGTAA
- a CDS encoding sugar ABC transporter ATP-binding protein, with protein sequence MSSSAPNAVLSVSGIGKTYAQPVLSDITLTLNRGEVLALTGENGAGKSTLSKIIGGLVTPTTGHMQFNGQDYRPGSRTQAEGLGVRMVMQELNLLPTLTVAENLFLDNLPSHGGWISRKQLRKAAIEAMAQVGLDAIDPDTLVGSLGIGHQQMVEIARNLIGDCHVLILDEPTAMLTAREVEMLFEQITRLQARGVAIIYISHRLEELARVAQRIAVLRDGKLVCVEPMANYNSEQLVTLMVGRELGEHIDLGPRTIGGPALTVKGLTRADKVRDVSFEVRAGEIYGISGLIGAGRTELLRLIFGADLADSGTVALGSPAQVVSIRSPVDAVGHGIALITEDRKGEGLLLTQSISANIALGNMPKISGGGVVNSRDETALAKRQVDAMRIRSSSPAQLVSELSGGNQQKVVIGRWLERDCAVMLFDEPTRGIDVGAKFDIYALLGELTRQGKALVVVSSDLRELMLICDRIGVLSAGRLIETFERDSWTQDELLAAAFAGYQKRDALLNDALLRETP encoded by the coding sequence ATGTCATCTTCCGCCCCGAACGCTGTCCTCTCGGTCAGCGGTATCGGCAAGACCTATGCCCAACCGGTTCTGTCCGACATCACCCTGACGCTCAATCGCGGCGAGGTGCTGGCGCTGACCGGCGAGAACGGCGCAGGTAAAAGCACGTTGTCGAAGATTATCGGCGGGCTGGTCACGCCGACCACCGGGCACATGCAGTTCAACGGCCAGGATTACCGTCCGGGCAGCCGCACCCAGGCCGAAGGGCTGGGCGTGCGCATGGTCATGCAGGAACTCAACCTGTTGCCGACCCTGACCGTGGCCGAAAACCTGTTCCTGGATAACCTGCCCAGCCATGGCGGCTGGATCAGCCGCAAGCAACTGCGCAAAGCCGCGATCGAGGCCATGGCCCAGGTCGGCCTCGACGCCATCGACCCGGACACCCTCGTCGGCAGCCTGGGCATCGGTCACCAACAGATGGTCGAAATCGCCCGTAACCTGATCGGCGACTGCCATGTACTGATCCTCGATGAGCCCACGGCCATGCTCACGGCCCGTGAAGTCGAGATGCTGTTTGAGCAAATCACCCGCTTGCAGGCCCGGGGCGTGGCGATCATTTATATTTCCCACCGGCTCGAAGAGTTGGCCCGTGTCGCCCAGCGCATTGCGGTACTGCGCGACGGCAAGCTGGTCTGCGTCGAGCCGATGGCCAACTACAACAGCGAGCAACTGGTCACCCTGATGGTCGGTCGCGAGCTGGGTGAGCACATCGATCTGGGCCCGCGCACCATCGGCGGCCCCGCCCTGACGGTGAAAGGGTTGACCCGCGCAGACAAGGTTCGGGATGTTTCCTTTGAAGTGCGCGCCGGCGAGATCTACGGCATCTCCGGCCTGATTGGCGCCGGCCGCACTGAACTGCTGCGCCTGATCTTCGGCGCCGACCTTGCCGACAGCGGCACTGTGGCGCTCGGTTCGCCCGCTCAAGTGGTGAGCATCCGCTCGCCCGTCGACGCGGTGGGCCATGGCATTGCCTTGATCACCGAAGACCGCAAGGGCGAAGGCCTGCTGCTGACCCAATCCATCAGCGCCAACATTGCCTTGGGCAACATGCCGAAAATCTCTGGCGGCGGCGTGGTCAACAGCCGCGACGAAACTGCCTTGGCCAAGCGCCAGGTGGATGCCATGCGTATCCGCAGCTCCAGCCCGGCCCAGCTCGTTTCCGAGCTCTCGGGCGGCAACCAGCAGAAAGTCGTGATCGGCCGCTGGCTGGAGCGCGACTGCGCGGTGATGTTGTTCGACGAGCCCACCCGCGGCATCGACGTGGGAGCCAAGTTCGATATTTATGCCTTGCTCGGCGAACTGACTCGCCAGGGCAAAGCGCTGGTGGTGGTGTCCAGTGACCTGCGCGAGCTGATGCTGATCTGCGATCGCATCGGTGTGTTGTCCGCCGGGCGCCTGATCGAGACCTTCGAGCGCGACAGCTGGACCCAGGACGAACTGCTCGCCGCCGCGTTTGCCGGCTATCAAAAACGTGATGCGCTGCTCAACGACGCACTGCTTAGGGAAACCCCATGA
- a CDS encoding ABC transporter permease, whose protein sequence is MKTTHSPGKTGGNFYGLGTYLGLAGALLAMIALFSVLSDHFLSYDTFSTLANQIPDLMVLAVGMTFILIIGGIDLSVGSVLALAASAVSVAILGWGWSVLPAALLGMGCAALAGTVTGSITVAWRIPSFIVSLGVLEMARGVAYQMTGSRTAYIGDSFAWLSNPVAFGISPSFIIALLVIIAAQLVLTRTVFGRYLIGIGTNEEAVRLAGINPKPYKILVFSLMGLLAGVAALFQISRLEAADPNAGSGLELQVIAAVVIGGTSLMGGRGSVISTFFGVLIISVLAAGLAQIGATEPTKRIITGAVIVIAVVLDTYRSQRASRRG, encoded by the coding sequence ATGAAAACCACACATTCCCCCGGTAAAACCGGCGGCAACTTCTACGGTCTGGGCACTTATCTGGGCTTGGCCGGTGCCTTGCTCGCGATGATCGCGTTGTTCTCTGTATTGAGCGATCATTTCCTGTCTTACGACACCTTCAGCACCCTGGCCAACCAGATCCCCGACCTGATGGTGCTGGCGGTGGGCATGACCTTCATCCTGATCATCGGCGGTATCGACCTGTCGGTAGGCTCGGTGCTGGCCCTGGCGGCGTCGGCCGTCAGCGTGGCGATTCTGGGCTGGGGCTGGAGCGTCTTGCCGGCCGCTTTGCTTGGCATGGGCTGTGCGGCCCTGGCCGGTACCGTCACCGGTTCGATCACCGTGGCCTGGCGCATCCCGTCGTTCATCGTATCCCTGGGTGTGCTGGAAATGGCACGCGGTGTGGCGTACCAGATGACCGGCTCGCGCACCGCCTATATCGGTGACTCGTTCGCCTGGCTGTCCAACCCGGTGGCCTTTGGTATTTCGCCGTCTTTCATCATTGCGTTGCTGGTGATCATCGCCGCGCAGTTGGTGTTGACCCGCACGGTATTTGGTCGTTACCTGATCGGCATCGGCACCAACGAAGAGGCTGTGCGCCTGGCCGGGATCAACCCCAAGCCCTACAAAATTCTGGTGTTCAGCCTGATGGGCCTGCTGGCCGGTGTGGCGGCGCTGTTCCAGATTTCACGTCTGGAAGCGGCGGACCCGAATGCCGGATCCGGCCTGGAGTTGCAGGTCATCGCTGCGGTCGTCATCGGCGGTACTAGCCTGATGGGCGGGCGCGGTTCGGTGATCAGCACGTTCTTTGGCGTATTGATTATTTCGGTACTGGCCGCCGGCCTTGCGCAGATCGGTGCCACGGAGCCCACCAAACGCATCATTACCGGTGCGGTGATTGTGATCGCCGTGGTCCTCGACACTTACCGCAGCCAGCGCGCCAGTCGGCGGGGCTGA
- a CDS encoding LacI family DNA-binding transcriptional regulator, which translates to MATIKDVAALAGISYTTVSHVVNKTRPVSEPVRIKVEAAIKQLDYVPSAVARSLKAKTTATIGLLVPNSLNPYFAELARGIEDYCERNGYCVILCNSDDNAEKQRNYLRVLLEKRIDGLIVTSVGGDDSGLAAGLSAVRTPMVIVDRALDGIDVDLVRIDHEEGAYLATRHLLELGHRDIACIGGPGHTRVAQMRLAGYHRALREAGVEVDAARTRESDFTSTGGYAAAVQLLANNPPSAIFASNDMIGFGVLRAAAERNIRVPGELSVIGFDDIQMGRYVYPALTTVGQSIVQLGETAAELLLQRIATPQLPIDQRIVTPSIVLRESTAPFAGVFAQYR; encoded by the coding sequence ATGGCAACGATCAAGGATGTGGCGGCGCTTGCGGGTATTTCCTACACCACCGTGTCCCATGTGGTGAACAAGACGCGCCCGGTCAGCGAGCCTGTGCGGATCAAGGTCGAGGCGGCTATCAAGCAACTGGACTATGTGCCGAGTGCGGTGGCGCGCTCGCTCAAGGCCAAGACCACCGCGACCATTGGCCTGCTGGTGCCCAACAGCCTCAACCCGTATTTCGCGGAACTGGCGCGCGGCATTGAGGATTACTGCGAGCGTAACGGCTACTGCGTGATCCTGTGCAACTCCGACGACAATGCTGAAAAGCAGCGCAACTATTTGCGCGTGCTGCTGGAGAAGCGCATCGACGGCTTGATCGTGACCTCAGTAGGCGGCGACGACAGCGGCCTCGCCGCCGGCCTGAGTGCGGTGCGCACGCCCATGGTGATCGTCGACCGGGCGCTGGACGGCATTGATGTCGACCTGGTGCGCATTGACCACGAAGAGGGCGCTTACCTCGCAACCCGGCATTTGCTGGAGCTGGGCCATCGGGATATCGCCTGCATCGGCGGCCCGGGCCACACCCGGGTGGCGCAAATGCGTCTGGCGGGCTACCACCGCGCGCTGCGTGAGGCGGGTGTGGAAGTGGATGCCGCGCGTACCCGCGAAAGCGACTTCACCAGTACCGGTGGTTATGCCGCTGCTGTGCAGTTGCTGGCGAACAACCCGCCCAGTGCGATTTTCGCCAGCAACGACATGATTGGTTTCGGCGTGTTGCGCGCCGCCGCAGAGCGCAATATCCGCGTGCCGGGCGAGCTGTCGGTGATCGGTTTTGATGACATTCAAATGGGCCGCTACGTGTACCCCGCACTGACCACGGTCGGGCAATCGATCGTGCAATTGGGCGAGACGGCGGCCGAGCTTTTATTGCAAAGAATTGCGACACCCCAACTGCCGATCGATCAGCGCATCGTGACGCCGAGCATCGTATTGCGTGAATCCACGGCGCCGTTTGCCGGTGTGTTCGCCCAGTACCGCTGA
- the rbsK gene encoding ribokinase: MPAKVVVIGSLNMDLVTRASRLPRAGETLIGQTFSTVPGGKGANQAVASARLGAEVSMIGCVGTDAYGAQLRDALLVEGIDCQAVGTVDGSSGVALIVVDDSSQNAIVIVAGSNGALTPASLHTADAVMQAADVIVCQLEVPMDTVGHALKRGRELGKTVILNPAPVSGPLPAEWYASVDYLIPNESEATALSGVTVDSLDSAKAAATELIKAGAGKVIITLGSQGALFADGSSFEHLAAPKVQAVDTTAAGDTFVGGFAAALANGKSEAEAIRFGQVAAALSVTRAGAQPSIPMLHDVQGFVPS, translated from the coding sequence ATGCCAGCAAAAGTAGTGGTAATAGGCAGCTTGAACATGGACCTGGTCACCCGCGCCAGCCGCTTGCCGCGTGCCGGTGAAACCCTGATCGGCCAGACGTTCTCCACCGTCCCGGGCGGCAAGGGTGCCAACCAGGCGGTGGCGTCGGCTCGACTTGGCGCTGAGGTGTCGATGATCGGCTGCGTCGGCACCGACGCCTACGGCGCTCAACTGCGCGATGCGCTGCTGGTTGAAGGCATTGATTGTCAGGCCGTCGGCACCGTGGACGGTTCCAGCGGCGTGGCGCTGATTGTGGTGGATGACAGCAGTCAAAACGCAATTGTGATCGTGGCCGGCAGCAACGGAGCGCTGACGCCTGCGTCGTTGCACACAGCTGACGCGGTCATGCAGGCGGCTGACGTGATCGTCTGCCAACTGGAAGTACCGATGGACACGGTGGGTCATGCCCTCAAGCGTGGTCGCGAACTCGGCAAGACCGTCATCCTGAACCCGGCGCCGGTCAGTGGGCCTTTGCCGGCCGAGTGGTACGCCTCGGTCGATTACCTGATCCCCAATGAAAGCGAAGCCACGGCCTTGAGCGGCGTGACGGTCGACTCTCTCGACAGCGCCAAAGCCGCCGCAACCGAACTGATCAAGGCAGGCGCAGGCAAGGTCATCATCACCCTGGGGTCCCAGGGCGCGTTATTCGCCGACGGCAGCAGCTTTGAACACCTGGCAGCGCCCAAGGTCCAGGCAGTGGACACCACGGCAGCCGGTGACACCTTTGTCGGCGGCTTTGCCGCGGCGCTCGCCAATGGCAAAAGCGAGGCCGAGGCGATCCGCTTTGGCCAGGTTGCGGCGGCGCTGTCGGTGACCCGTGCCGGTGCGCAACCCTCTATTCCTATGCTGCACGACGTTCAAGGTTTTGTGCCCTCATGA
- the rbsD gene encoding D-ribose pyranase produces the protein MKKTPLLNIALSRVIASLGHGDILVIGDAGLPVPPGVELIDLALTQGIPDFISTLRIVLSEMQVESHVLAEEILLKQPLALTELNTLTEQAALGERRLVSHEAFKQLSRSARAVVRTGECQPYCNIALVSGVTF, from the coding sequence ATGAAAAAGACACCTCTGCTTAATATCGCCCTGTCGCGCGTGATCGCCTCTCTGGGGCACGGTGACATTCTTGTGATTGGTGATGCCGGCCTGCCCGTACCGCCGGGCGTCGAATTGATCGACCTGGCGTTGACCCAGGGCATTCCGGATTTCATCAGCACCCTGCGCATTGTGCTCAGCGAAATGCAGGTAGAAAGCCATGTGCTGGCCGAAGAAATCCTGCTCAAGCAGCCGCTCGCGTTGACCGAGCTCAATACCCTGACTGAACAGGCCGCGCTGGGTGAGCGCCGCCTCGTCAGCCATGAAGCATTCAAGCAATTGAGCCGCAGCGCTCGCGCCGTCGTTCGCACGGGCGAATGCCAACCTTATTGCAATATCGCGCTGGTCTCCGGCGTTACGTTCTAG